AACAACATTACCAGAATATAAGCCTAGCAGCTAAGAAACAACCTAAATGTTTTGGTGTGTAAAAAGATACCTTTAGCAAGTGAAGCCCACTGACTAAAGCTGCACTTGAAACAACAGGATTCTTATCCACAATGGCTTGTTTCAAGTACCGCTCAATCTGAGTGAGAAGGGTTCCGTCTATAATCCGGCAGAGGACACGGATAGCATTTGCCCGATACATATCAATCTTACTGTTCATGTCCTTCATGAGAGAGCTTGTCACAATAATAACCTATGGGAGAAAGACCAAACAACAATTTATCAGAAAAATATACCTTCATAACGCACCATAATTATCCATATGAAAATTGAGGAAGATGTCAAACCTCATCCGATGAAGGAGATAACTCCTTGATGATCAAGTAAACCATTCTCCTCAACCCTGTGTCTTTGGACTGAAAAAGCTTAGTAACTGAAAAGAAAACTTCCGTTGCTTCAACCTGCATATGAAACAAAATAAACTTCACATGTGCTATGATATTAAACAAACTAAAGAATGCTCTATAAGCATGAAGGTGAATCTGCAAAACAAAACAAAAATTGAAAGCTGACCTTGGTGAATGATTCCCCTTGGTTAAGCAAATAAAGAAGCTTGGTGATGACCTGGGAGCATCTTCTGGGATCAACCTGAGCGTCATTGAAGACTCTAGCTTCTTGAAGAACAGCTCCCTTCTCGATTCCCATGAATGGTGAATACTCCACTGATCCCCAAATCAAAACAAAAATTAGCAAATAAGCAAACAATTCACAACGGATCAAAATGTGGTAGCAAAACCAGACTGATCAGTACTAATCAACAACGTGAAATCGCAGATCTACACAAACCAAATCAGCTAATATCTAGAATCCGCACAGATCTAGAAGATATATCGAACATAGAATCCTAAATTCATGAGAACAAAAATACGGAGGACGTACACTCATCGTCGTGATCGTCGTCTTTCTTCACGTAGGGTTGCGCCATTTCTGATCTACCTTTCGAAATGACTCCGTCACTCAGATCTCGCTTTTGAAGAGTCGGGAGTCCAGAAACTGGTGAGATCGAAAGAGAAGCGGTAGAGGAGCTCCGATCTGCTGCGGTAGGCCTCAGATTTATACGCTGAGCTCTTAAAAATACTATGATCTTGCGAGAGACTGCCACGTCATATTTGTGAGATCTTGCGAGAGTTTATAGGAAGGGAATGATGATGCTATTAATCAATTAATTCTTTTCTTGCCAACTGATTAAGTGTTTTTTTACTGTTTTTTTCTTTGATCTAATGGTTTAATTTTCTGACAATTCTCTCAAATACCGTTTTTTGTGGCAAAAATAGTCTAATGGTATTTTTTTTCCTTAAACACTATTTTTGTGACAAAAACTTAAAAAGAACCATTTTGGGAATTTCTCTTAATTTTTCTTCAAACAAAAAAAATCTTAAGAGATGGGAGTTATTTGATACCAACAATAAACATTTAATAAAATCATGACTAAGCATATCAATTACAAAACCATAACTTATATATGGCTTACTAAGAGAAAACACACTATAGTCTCTCTGGTAAAATAAACACCTAAAAACATGATAATTGTGGACTTTTTCAAACTGCTAGCTATTCTTTGAGGCAGAATGAAACAACACAAAGGAACAAAATGCCTTAAGCAAAAGATAAAAGGCATAGACAGAGAGATGAAAGTGAGTATATATATAACTAAGAGTGTGTGTGTGTGTGTGTTTCTCTAAAGCTGAGAATTGCGTCTCATTGAAGAACCTCTATGCATCTCTTCACTACTCGAAGCAGACGGATGTAACCCATACTCACTTGTCGCACCGTACTCACTGCTCTGATACTCTTTTGTCTCTAACGCTAACTTCCTTATTTTTTTCATGTCTGCACTGTACGAGCTTGCGTCATACTCTGAGGTCATGCCTCCGGGGCTCAAATACGAGTTTTGTCCCGGTCTTCCTCCTTCGTTTAGATCCTCCATTGACATGTCTCCTTCTAATGCTCGTACAATCTTTCATTTGTATACATAAGTAATGTCATCAAGATTGTGATTGATTTGATAACAAAATAACTAACAAGTGTTTTCTTTGAACCTGGCTCATCTTAGGCCGTCTTCTTGCTGAGTGGCTGATGGCTGCAGCTGCACAAGAAGCCATTTGAGCCATCTCTTGTTGATTGTAGCTCGTCTCTAGACGTGGATCTGCTAACTGGCTGTAATCTCCATCTTGAGCTGCTTTCATACACAAAGGCCTTGCCTACAAAACAAATGGTCACATTATTAGTCTTAATTTTAGTGTTTTGAATATTAAACAAGTAATTACCAAAGAGAGGATCGACTTACCCAATCTACCAAACTATCTTCCATTTCTCCAGTTAGATCCACTGGAGGTCGTCCTGTTATGAGCTCAAGAAGCATTACTCCAAATGAGAAAACATCAGATTTGTCCGATAACTTGCCGCTTGATGCATACTCTGGAGCTAAGTATCTGAACCAAAGAAACATGAAATGTAATAAGTACATTATAAGCAAATGTGTTAAGAAAGTTCAGAGGATCTTACCCGAATGTTCCCATGACTCTAGTGGATACATGAGTATAGTTGTCCTGAGACAGCTTAGCTAATCCAAAATCTGCAACCTGTGTATATACGTAGATTGATTTACACATCAACACAAAGAGATATGAAAGTAATAGCATTACAAGGGTGAACATAAATATATACCTTGGTTTCAAAACTGAAATCAAGAAGAATGTTTGCAGCTTTAATATCTCTATGGATAATTTTAGGATGACCTATATCATTCATGTAAATATATACAAATCTTTAATTCATTATAAAGAGAGCTTGAATATAGAAAGTAAGTTGGTGTGAGTTAAAAAGTTTCTTACAGTCTTCGTGCAAATATGCAAGGCCTCTAGCTGATCCCAATGCAATCCTCAGTCGTATAGACCATTCCAAAACAGGACGACCCTTTCCTGAAATACCAACCATGTTATTGATATTAGAGAAACCATACTTTTAAAAGTGATTATGTTATGTTAGATGAATGTACCGTAAAGATGGAACTCAAGAGTGTTATTAGGTAAAAACTCGTAAACTAGTAGGCGTTGACCACCAGAGATGCAATATCCAACAAGAGAGACGAGATGACGATGATGGACACGGCTAATGATCTCAACCTCTGCTTGAAACTCGCGTTCTCCTTGTCCACTTCCAACTTTAAGACTCTTCACCGCAACTTCTTTGCCACCAGGCAAAACCCCTTTGTGAACGTATCCAAATCCTCCTTGTCCTAGCAAGTTGGACTGAGCGAAACCTTCTGTTGCAATGGAGAGTTCATCGTAGGTGAAAGTGCTTTGGTTGTGACCAAGAGTCGCAGCCTGAGGGGACGGCGTTGGACCAGCTAAGTTGGAAGTGTCACTATGAGGACCAGACACAGGTTGCTGTGGGACCCAGTTTCCACCTCCCATATTTACTACATGATCTTGAGGTGTTCCGTTGTTGTAATAACCACCGTTGCCTACACTACGCAACAACTCCTTTAGCTTCTAAAGCTTAATCAATTAATCAGTGTTCTAAAATTCGGTCTAGACAGCGAGTAGACGGTAAATTGAGCCTAAATGAAATTCGGTCTAGGCGTTCAAAGAATCGGTCTAAACATCCGCATGATCAGTAATCTCCTATAAAGGGACTAATTACTGCCTGACGATTTCTTGAGCATTGATACAAACTACTAGATTATGATCGTTATGAAACATTTTTTAGATGTGGTAAAACATGTGATTACCGTTAGGTGCTCCAAATGGACTGTTATTGTAGTAGTGCAAGTGGTTGACTTGAGGATCACGTTTCTTCTTCTTTTTCTTGCAACAGATGCAAATGAGCACTAGAAGTAGAAGCAATAGCCCTGCTCCTACAAGGACTCCAATAATCAATCCAACATTGGCTTGATAATGATTTTCTCCTGGAGACGATGATGATGAGTCTGAACCTCCACTGCTCCGAGGAGGGCTTATTGACCGAGGCGGTGAAGGTGAGCCACCGCCGCTGGAGTTTCTGTTGTTCCCTGATGGTGGAGACGGTGTAGAACCGTCTCTGTTGTTACCATTGTTGTTGTTGTTGTTGCCGCCGCCAGTGGTTCTGTTACGGTCTTCATTGGCTCCAGGAGAAGGAGGGGTTGGTCTTTGTGAAGGGGGTGACTGGTTGGCCGGTGTCTGAGGCGGTGCAGGTGGAGTTACCGGAGTTTTGACTTCAGGAGAAGGTGTTACCGGAGCTTTGACTTCAGGAGAAGGTGGAGAAGGATTCTCTGGAGTTTTCGGTGGTGGATTACCTGCAACAGGCGGTGAAGGTGGCGGTGATGGAGGAGGTAAGGTTTCTTGGCTCGGCGGTGCAGGAGGCGGTGAAGAAGCAGAGCTATTGTTAGTTGGTGGAGGAGCAGAATCAGGGGCCGGTGGGGATGAAACAGGTGCTACTGGTGGTGATGTCTTATTTGGCGGCGAGCCTGTACCTGCATTAGGAGCTTCCGGGGCAGGAGGTGAATCCACGGGCGAGTCAGCCATGATGACGTGTTTTTCTCGGTGAAAGGTTTCTCAACGACGGAGAAACCTTTGTCCCCGGTGATCCTGGACGCAACAGCCTTGTATTCCAAGCAAAACACAAATAGCTTTATGCGATTAAAAACTTAGAACTTGGAGACATTCATACCTACCTCGTGGTGAAAGAGATGATTGTTTGAAAGTTAGAGAGAGAGATTGGAATCGTGATGGATTCTTTTTGGGGTTTGAGAAATAGCTTTCTCCTAGGAACAAGGAGAGTTCCTATGAACAAATGAACAGTTTTGACTATAATTAGAAAGCAAATGTTTCTCTCTTTCTCCATCATCTATATTTGATACTCCCTGTTCCACTGGAATTGTAGTTTTAAGAGTTTTCACATATTCTAAGAATAAAGTTACAACTCCAAATAGGATCGCTTGGTTATTTATAAATTATGTTTAGTTTAGTTTTTTTTTTTTGTTACAAGATAAATGTATTCAAATCTATGCATATCTTATATAGAAATTCATATAATCTTTAATAAAACCGCGCTTACAATATCAAAATCTAGTAGAACATAAAGAGCTACCCCGCGAATCTGAACACTATCACGTGGAACCACTAAACCGAATAAACATTGTCTGAACATGGAGCTGGATCTGAATCAGGAACAGAGAATGATGATATTCATGGACCTGGAGGTCTTGGCATTGGTGGGCGTGGAAAGGCCATCCCCATCGGAGGTCTATGAGCCACATTAGCAAAATTTGTAGCGATTCTGTTTGCTGGTAATGATGCTTTTGAGGACACTGAAGGCGGGACACCCAGTCGAGACGCTATGATCTGTGCTCTTTCATGGTATAGCCGTTGCCTTGACCTTTCTAACTGCTCTCTTACCCTCGCTGTCAAGCTTTCAGCGTCGTTGAAGATAGATAGCTTTGCTTCTAGTTTATGTAACTGCTTAGGCATACCAAAAAAAACATCATTATTATGTTACAACTCCTGAACAATCTATCTAAGGTGCATAAACTTGAACGATATTTTACCTGCTTCTCTATTAATGATCCAGAAAGTTGTCGGATTTGATCTTCTTCAAGCTTCGCAAGATGCTTTGCCTTTACTGCCGCAGCTGAGAGAGCAGAGATAGCTGCGCGCTTAAGCTTATCAGAGTTATGTTTGTCTTTTGTCACCGCACAAACATTCTTCTCTTTACTTCCTTCTTTATTTAGTTTTTCACCTGCAAACAATGTTTAAACAACAAACCAATAAGATACAAAAGAATCATGCAATGCAGGTCCATTTTCTAATGTTTGAGAGAGAGAGACAACCACCTGTTCCATTTTCCGGTAGAAAAGCTGATCCGATGGGCTGCTCTGCAACAGACGTGTCTGGCATACTATGAACATCCTCCTTAGCCTGTTCAACCTTTTCTCCTGCTGTTTTCACCATATCTTGAGGATCCTTCTCGGACTGTAATGTATCCTTCATCTCCACATCTTTGGATGCTTCTGGCTGAGAAGCATCTGCAGCTGCCTTGGAGACAGTTGCTTTAGAGGCCGCTTTCTTTTCGCTAGAAAGCTTATTACCATCCTTTAAAGGATCTTTGAGCTCCTTCCCTGAACTTTTGTCCTGCAATTTACAAATAATATCCGGTGGTTTCTCTGAACTTTTAGCTGCGGCTGCATTGCTATATACTTTTGGTCCTTTGGAATCTGGATTTCTAGCAGAAATTTCAGTTCGGGAACCAGGTTGCTTTTCTTCAGAGACTGAATCCTGATTTTCTTTGCCTGGATCAGTATCTGTCATTTCCCTATCATCTGAAATCAAGGAGACATCTTCTGCATCCACACTGCAAATGTTTTGCTAGTTTCAGATTTGAGAAACAACAACCAATATCTTCAAAAATATTGAGAGAAGAAGAGAAACACAGAACTGAAAAACATTATTGAATATCCAAATAAATATGAACCTTTTTGATTCAGTTAAGTCAGTCTTGTTTTCTGGTGGATCATCGAGAACAAAACAATGTCTTGTGGCAAGCAACAACCCAGAATTGCTGTTAAGAGATTTTACAGAAGCTCGGGCTGAAGCAGTAGCAACGTCAGCTCCCGCCAATCTAAAAAAAAAAAAAAAAAAAAAAAAAAAGAACCTTGCAAGATCAGAAGGGAAGAGGGTGCATTTATGAATTAAAGAATCTCCTCTCAGCAAATTTTCTGTTTTACATCACAACTTACCAGTCCCATGACAGGATTTCCCAAATCAGCAAAAGATAAAGAGGCTTCGGGTGTGATGGGATAACCAACGTCTTCAAAAGCTTCGGTCAGAGCTTTCAGAGCAATGTTTTCATCAGCCTCATCTTTACATCTTTCAGCAATGACAGTTTCTACCTTGGGCGTTTTCTGGTCGGCTTCCACTTCCTTAGTTTCCTCACTCGCATCCCCAGGCTTTGAAGAAGATTCCTGAGGAACTTTTCCTTCATTGTCATCTTCTTTTTCTGGAGCTTCCTTCACAGCTTCAACTTCAACAACAGGATTCGTATTCTCTTTCTCTACAGGTGCCTCTTTTTGAACAGGTTTCTCATCTTTGGACACAGCTATATCCGTAGTGTCTTTTGAACTTGGATCTTTGT
This sequence is a window from Brassica oleracea var. oleracea cultivar TO1000 chromosome C1, BOL, whole genome shotgun sequence. Protein-coding genes within it:
- the LOC106296317 gene encoding proline-rich receptor-like protein kinase PERK5, coding for MADSPVDSPPAPEAPNAGTGSPPNKTSPPVAPVSSPPAPDSAPPPTNNSSASSPPPAPPSQETLPPPSPPPSPPVAGNPPPKTPENPSPPSPEVKAPVTPSPEVKTPVTPPAPPQTPANQSPPSQRPTPPSPGANEDRNRTTGGGNNNNNNGNNRDGSTPSPPSGNNRNSSGGGSPSPPRSISPPRSSGGSDSSSSSPGENHYQANVGLIIGVLVGAGLLLLLLVLICICCKKKKKKRDPQVNHLHYYNNSPFGAPNGNGGYYNNGTPQDHVVNMGGGNWVPQQPVSGPHSDTSNLAGPTPSPQAATLGHNQSTFTYDELSIATEGFAQSNLLGQGGFGYVHKGVLPGGKEVAVKSLKVGSGQGEREFQAEVEIISRVHHRHLVSLVGYCISGGQRLLVYEFLPNNTLEFHLYGKGRPVLEWSIRLRIALGSARGLAYLHEDCHPKIIHRDIKAANILLDFSFETKVADFGLAKLSQDNYTHVSTRVMGTFGYLAPEYASSGKLSDKSDVFSFGVMLLELITGRPPVDLTGEMEDSLVDWARPLCMKAAQDGDYSQLADPRLETSYNQQEMAQMASCAAAAISHSARRRPKMSQIVRALEGDMSMEDLNEGGRPGQNSYLSPGGMTSEYDASSYSADMKKIRKLALETKEYQSSEYGATSEYGLHPSASSSEEMHRGSSMRRNSQL
- the LOC106308644 gene encoding SWI/SNF complex subunit SWI3D, producing MEERRRDTGGTLASAGSSGDSPASEPTPRRRVKRKSNALGASNSSSTSSKRMLTREKAMLASFSPVHNGPLTRARQAPSNMPSAAEAKPELLLNAADGEKPKEEEERNKAIREWEALEAKIEADFEGVRSRGSNVHVVPNHCGWFSWGKIHPLEERSLPSFFNGKLEGRSSDVYIEIRDWIMRKFHSNPNTQLEGKDLTELEVGDVEAKQEVMEFLDYWGLINFHPFPPPDASSSGGERVGVGDKESLLNSLYRFQADEASSMAAAFVQKPRLAAQATTPSGMFPDPMAAAADDWLKQEGPAVEYHCNSCSADCSLKRYHCPKQADFDLCTECFDSGKFSSDMSSSDFILLEPAKDPGVGSGKWTDQETLLLLEGLEIFKENWSEIAEHVATKTKAQCMLHFLQMPIEDAFLDQIDNKDPSSKDTTDIAVSKDEKPVQKEAPVEKENTNPVVEVEAVKEAPEKEDDNEGKVPQESSSKPGDASEETKEVEADQKTPKVETVIAERCKDEADENIALKALTEAFEDVGYPITPEASLSFADLGNPVMGLVSFFFRLAGADVATASARASVKSLNSNSGLLLATRHCFVLDDPPENKTDLTESKSVDAEDVSLISDDREMTDTDPGKENQDSVSEEKQPGSRTEISARNPDSKGPKVYSNAAAAKSSEKPPDIICKLQDKSSGKELKDPLKDGNKLSSEKKAASKATVSKAAADASQPEASKDVEMKDTLQSEKDPQDMVKTAGEKVEQAKEDVHSMPDTSVAEQPIGSAFLPENGTGEKLNKEGSKEKNVCAVTKDKHNSDKLKRAAISALSAAAVKAKHLAKLEEDQIRQLSGSLIEKQLHKLEAKLSIFNDAESLTARVREQLERSRQRLYHERAQIIASRLGVPPSVSSKASLPANRIATNFANVAHRPPMGMAFPRPPMPRPPGP